A section of the Salvelinus fontinalis isolate EN_2023a chromosome 33, ASM2944872v1, whole genome shotgun sequence genome encodes:
- the LOC129831962 gene encoding dixin-A-like isoform X1: MGAKQMKCLSSASPAHSPKEEYIIAQSTDTPKEAFISAQSEDHAEPGDDKSELTERKSDTEEVLSLCGLCPAPGHGGPEEERSWEEQLECHQEQLEKEMQEARRMVFRLQALLLHGSLPEDEQDVSLGFGDSRANSEQQLVLIRSRLDQSMEEALDLKRELLRHKQEARHLQAIKDALQQRMSVQEAAVLQLKQELLRCSMGKEQLEGENAELKRKLSDRNKLLNEYEQQLGKKDRLLQQQQMKLDDARHNSNEGSHRSSRSEKSGYSNSVSPPPGPAFQHTAQGEELQLVREALRSLRDGFSGHDPQHHTLDTLEQGVASLMDRLYTLDTRRRQQDRGVHTHTQQFTQKTTEGPYKSPGRRANPTDRDSWPPSSKIAHSHSSPGLDSTVSTKVLYFTDRSLTPFLVNISKRLGEVTLRDFKAAVDRQGSFRYHFKALDPEFGTVKEEVFQDGALVPGWEGKIVAWVEEDHGERR, translated from the exons CCTCAGTTCAGCCAGCCCTGCACACTCCCCCAAAGAAGAGTACATCATCGCTCAGTCCACAGACACTCCTAAAGAAGCATTTATCTCAGCTCAATCTGAAGACCACGCCGAGCCTGGGGATGACAAATCAGAGTTGACGGAAAGGAAATCTGATACAG aagaggtgttgtctctctgtggcCTGTGTCCTGCCCCAGGGCATGGTGggccagaggaggagagatcatGGGAGGAGCAGCTGGAGTGTCACCAGGAGCAGCTGGAAAAGGAGATGCAGGAGGCCAGGAGGATGGTGTTCCGCCTGCAG gctCTACTGCTGCACGGCTCTCTCCCTGAGGACGAGCAGGACGTCTCCCTGGGCTTCGGGGATAGCAGGGCTAACTCTGAGCAGCAGCTG GTTCTAATCCGCAGTCGTCTGGACCAAAGCATGGAGGAGGCTCTTGATCTGAAG agGGAGCTTCTAAGGCACAAGCAAGAGGCACGCCACCTTCAGGCTATTAAG GATGCTCTTCAGCAGCGTATGTCTGTACAGGAGGCTGCGGTGCTGCAGCTGAAGCAGGAGCTACTGAGGTGCAGCATGGGCAAAGAGCAACTGGAGGGGGAGAAC GCAGAGCTCAAACGGAAGTTGAGCGATCGGAACAAACTACTCAATGAGTATGAG CAGCAACTTGGAAAAAAGGATAGACTACTTCAGCAACAGCAAATGAAACTGGACGATGCTCGGCACAACTCTAATGAAGGAAGCCACAGG TCATCTAGGAGTGAAAAGAGTGGGTACAGTAACTCTGTGAGCCCACCCCCTGGTCCGGCCTTCCAACACACAGCT CAGGGAGAGGAACTGCAGCTGGTGAGGGAGGCCCTGCGTAGTCTGAGGGATGGTTTCTCAGGTCACGACCCTCAGCATCACACCCTGGACACACTGGAGCAAGGGGTGGCCAGTCTCATGGACCGCCTATACACACTCGACACACGCCGCAGGcagcaggacagaggggtacacacacacacacaacaattcaCACAGAAGACCACAGAG GGTCCATACAAATCACCAGGACGAAGAGCCAACCCCACAGACAGGGACTCATGGCCACCCAGCTCAA aaATAGCTCACTCCCACAGTAGTCCTGGCCTGGACTCCACAGTCTCCACTAAAGTCCTCTACTTCACTGATCGTTCACTCACTCCTTTCCTGGTCAACATCTCCAAAAG GCTGGGGGAGGTGACTCTGAGAGACTTCAAGGCAGCGGTGGACCGCCAGGGTAGCTTCAGGTACCACTTCAAAGCCCTCGACCCAGAGTTTGGGACTGTGAAGGAGGAG GTGTTCCAGGACGGAGCCCTGGTGCCTGGCTGGGAGGGGAAGATAGTGGCCTGGGTGGAGGAGGACCATGGAGAGAGACGGTAG
- the LOC129831962 gene encoding dixin-A-like isoform X8 produces the protein MGAKQMKCLSSASPAHSPKEEYIIAQSTDTPKEAFISAQSEDHAEPGDDKSELTERKSDTEEVLSLCGLCPAPGHGGPEEERSWEEQLECHQEQLEKEMQEARRMVFRLQALLLHGSLPEDEQDVSLGFGDSRANSEQQLVLIRSRLDQSMEEALDLKRELLRHKQEARHLQAIKDALQQRMSVQEAAVLQLKQELLRCSMGKEQLEGENAELKRKLSDRNKLLNEYEQQLGKKDRLLQQQQMKLDDARHNSNEGSHRSSRSEKSGYSNSVSPPPGPAFQHTAGEELQLVREALRSLRDGFSGHDPQHHTLDTLEQGVASLMDRLYTLDTRRRQQDRGGPYKSPGRRANPTDRDSWPPSSKIAHSHSSPGLDSTVSTKVLYFTDRSLTPFLVNISKRLGEVTLRDFKAAVDRQGSFRYHFKALDPEFGTVKEEVFQDGALVPGWEGKIVAWVEEDHGERR, from the exons CCTCAGTTCAGCCAGCCCTGCACACTCCCCCAAAGAAGAGTACATCATCGCTCAGTCCACAGACACTCCTAAAGAAGCATTTATCTCAGCTCAATCTGAAGACCACGCCGAGCCTGGGGATGACAAATCAGAGTTGACGGAAAGGAAATCTGATACAG aagaggtgttgtctctctgtggcCTGTGTCCTGCCCCAGGGCATGGTGggccagaggaggagagatcatGGGAGGAGCAGCTGGAGTGTCACCAGGAGCAGCTGGAAAAGGAGATGCAGGAGGCCAGGAGGATGGTGTTCCGCCTGCAG gctCTACTGCTGCACGGCTCTCTCCCTGAGGACGAGCAGGACGTCTCCCTGGGCTTCGGGGATAGCAGGGCTAACTCTGAGCAGCAGCTG GTTCTAATCCGCAGTCGTCTGGACCAAAGCATGGAGGAGGCTCTTGATCTGAAG agGGAGCTTCTAAGGCACAAGCAAGAGGCACGCCACCTTCAGGCTATTAAG GATGCTCTTCAGCAGCGTATGTCTGTACAGGAGGCTGCGGTGCTGCAGCTGAAGCAGGAGCTACTGAGGTGCAGCATGGGCAAAGAGCAACTGGAGGGGGAGAAC GCAGAGCTCAAACGGAAGTTGAGCGATCGGAACAAACTACTCAATGAGTATGAG CAGCAACTTGGAAAAAAGGATAGACTACTTCAGCAACAGCAAATGAAACTGGACGATGCTCGGCACAACTCTAATGAAGGAAGCCACAGG TCATCTAGGAGTGAAAAGAGTGGGTACAGTAACTCTGTGAGCCCACCCCCTGGTCCGGCCTTCCAACACACAGCT GGAGAGGAACTGCAGCTGGTGAGGGAGGCCCTGCGTAGTCTGAGGGATGGTTTCTCAGGTCACGACCCTCAGCATCACACCCTGGACACACTGGAGCAAGGGGTGGCCAGTCTCATGGACCGCCTATACACACTCGACACACGCCGCAGGcagcaggacagaggg GGTCCATACAAATCACCAGGACGAAGAGCCAACCCCACAGACAGGGACTCATGGCCACCCAGCTCAA aaATAGCTCACTCCCACAGTAGTCCTGGCCTGGACTCCACAGTCTCCACTAAAGTCCTCTACTTCACTGATCGTTCACTCACTCCTTTCCTGGTCAACATCTCCAAAAG GCTGGGGGAGGTGACTCTGAGAGACTTCAAGGCAGCGGTGGACCGCCAGGGTAGCTTCAGGTACCACTTCAAAGCCCTCGACCCAGAGTTTGGGACTGTGAAGGAGGAG GTGTTCCAGGACGGAGCCCTGGTGCCTGGCTGGGAGGGGAAGATAGTGGCCTGGGTGGAGGAGGACCATGGAGAGAGACGGTAG
- the LOC129831962 gene encoding dixin-A-like isoform X3, whose product MGAKQMKCLSSASPAHSPKEEYIIAQSTDTPKEAFISAQSEDHAEPGDDKSELTERKSDTEEVLSLCGLCPAPGHGGPEEERSWEEQLECHQEQLEKEMQEARRMVFRLQALLLHGSLPEDEQDVSLGFGDSRANSEQQLVLIRSRLDQSMEEALDLKRELLRHKQEARHLQAIKDALQQRMSVQEAAVLQLKQELLRCSMGKEQLEGENAELKRKLSDRNKLLNEYEQLGKKDRLLQQQQMKLDDARHNSNEGSHRSSRSEKSGYSNSVSPPPGPAFQHTAQGEELQLVREALRSLRDGFSGHDPQHHTLDTLEQGVASLMDRLYTLDTRRRQQDRGVHTHTQQFTQKTTEGPYKSPGRRANPTDRDSWPPSSKIAHSHSSPGLDSTVSTKVLYFTDRSLTPFLVNISKRLGEVTLRDFKAAVDRQGSFRYHFKALDPEFGTVKEEVFQDGALVPGWEGKIVAWVEEDHGERR is encoded by the exons CCTCAGTTCAGCCAGCCCTGCACACTCCCCCAAAGAAGAGTACATCATCGCTCAGTCCACAGACACTCCTAAAGAAGCATTTATCTCAGCTCAATCTGAAGACCACGCCGAGCCTGGGGATGACAAATCAGAGTTGACGGAAAGGAAATCTGATACAG aagaggtgttgtctctctgtggcCTGTGTCCTGCCCCAGGGCATGGTGggccagaggaggagagatcatGGGAGGAGCAGCTGGAGTGTCACCAGGAGCAGCTGGAAAAGGAGATGCAGGAGGCCAGGAGGATGGTGTTCCGCCTGCAG gctCTACTGCTGCACGGCTCTCTCCCTGAGGACGAGCAGGACGTCTCCCTGGGCTTCGGGGATAGCAGGGCTAACTCTGAGCAGCAGCTG GTTCTAATCCGCAGTCGTCTGGACCAAAGCATGGAGGAGGCTCTTGATCTGAAG agGGAGCTTCTAAGGCACAAGCAAGAGGCACGCCACCTTCAGGCTATTAAG GATGCTCTTCAGCAGCGTATGTCTGTACAGGAGGCTGCGGTGCTGCAGCTGAAGCAGGAGCTACTGAGGTGCAGCATGGGCAAAGAGCAACTGGAGGGGGAGAAC GCAGAGCTCAAACGGAAGTTGAGCGATCGGAACAAACTACTCAATGAGTATGAG CAACTTGGAAAAAAGGATAGACTACTTCAGCAACAGCAAATGAAACTGGACGATGCTCGGCACAACTCTAATGAAGGAAGCCACAGG TCATCTAGGAGTGAAAAGAGTGGGTACAGTAACTCTGTGAGCCCACCCCCTGGTCCGGCCTTCCAACACACAGCT CAGGGAGAGGAACTGCAGCTGGTGAGGGAGGCCCTGCGTAGTCTGAGGGATGGTTTCTCAGGTCACGACCCTCAGCATCACACCCTGGACACACTGGAGCAAGGGGTGGCCAGTCTCATGGACCGCCTATACACACTCGACACACGCCGCAGGcagcaggacagaggggtacacacacacacacaacaattcaCACAGAAGACCACAGAG GGTCCATACAAATCACCAGGACGAAGAGCCAACCCCACAGACAGGGACTCATGGCCACCCAGCTCAA aaATAGCTCACTCCCACAGTAGTCCTGGCCTGGACTCCACAGTCTCCACTAAAGTCCTCTACTTCACTGATCGTTCACTCACTCCTTTCCTGGTCAACATCTCCAAAAG GCTGGGGGAGGTGACTCTGAGAGACTTCAAGGCAGCGGTGGACCGCCAGGGTAGCTTCAGGTACCACTTCAAAGCCCTCGACCCAGAGTTTGGGACTGTGAAGGAGGAG GTGTTCCAGGACGGAGCCCTGGTGCCTGGCTGGGAGGGGAAGATAGTGGCCTGGGTGGAGGAGGACCATGGAGAGAGACGGTAG
- the LOC129831962 gene encoding dixin-A-like isoform X10, translating into MGAKQMKCLSSASPAHSPKEEYIIAQSTDTPKEAFISAQSEDHAEPGDDKSELTERKSDTEEVLSLCGLCPAPGHGGPEEERSWEEQLECHQEQLEKEMQEARRMVFRLQALLLHGSLPEDEQDVSLGFGDSRANSEQQLVLIRSRLDQSMEEALDLKRELLRHKQEARHLQAIKDALQQRMSVQEAAVLQLKQELLRCSMGKEQLEGENAELKRKLSDRNKLLNEYEQQLGKKDRLLQQQQMKLDDARHNSNEGSHRSSRSEKSGYSNSVSPPPGPAFQHTAQGEELQLVREALRSLRDGFSGHDPQHHTLDTLEQGVASLMDRLYTLDTRRRQQDRGVHTHTQQFTQKTTEGPYKSPGRRANPTDRDSWPPSSKIAHSHSSPGLDSTVSTKVLYFTDRSLTPFLVNISKRSVYHDAI; encoded by the exons CCTCAGTTCAGCCAGCCCTGCACACTCCCCCAAAGAAGAGTACATCATCGCTCAGTCCACAGACACTCCTAAAGAAGCATTTATCTCAGCTCAATCTGAAGACCACGCCGAGCCTGGGGATGACAAATCAGAGTTGACGGAAAGGAAATCTGATACAG aagaggtgttgtctctctgtggcCTGTGTCCTGCCCCAGGGCATGGTGggccagaggaggagagatcatGGGAGGAGCAGCTGGAGTGTCACCAGGAGCAGCTGGAAAAGGAGATGCAGGAGGCCAGGAGGATGGTGTTCCGCCTGCAG gctCTACTGCTGCACGGCTCTCTCCCTGAGGACGAGCAGGACGTCTCCCTGGGCTTCGGGGATAGCAGGGCTAACTCTGAGCAGCAGCTG GTTCTAATCCGCAGTCGTCTGGACCAAAGCATGGAGGAGGCTCTTGATCTGAAG agGGAGCTTCTAAGGCACAAGCAAGAGGCACGCCACCTTCAGGCTATTAAG GATGCTCTTCAGCAGCGTATGTCTGTACAGGAGGCTGCGGTGCTGCAGCTGAAGCAGGAGCTACTGAGGTGCAGCATGGGCAAAGAGCAACTGGAGGGGGAGAAC GCAGAGCTCAAACGGAAGTTGAGCGATCGGAACAAACTACTCAATGAGTATGAG CAGCAACTTGGAAAAAAGGATAGACTACTTCAGCAACAGCAAATGAAACTGGACGATGCTCGGCACAACTCTAATGAAGGAAGCCACAGG TCATCTAGGAGTGAAAAGAGTGGGTACAGTAACTCTGTGAGCCCACCCCCTGGTCCGGCCTTCCAACACACAGCT CAGGGAGAGGAACTGCAGCTGGTGAGGGAGGCCCTGCGTAGTCTGAGGGATGGTTTCTCAGGTCACGACCCTCAGCATCACACCCTGGACACACTGGAGCAAGGGGTGGCCAGTCTCATGGACCGCCTATACACACTCGACACACGCCGCAGGcagcaggacagaggggtacacacacacacacaacaattcaCACAGAAGACCACAGAG GGTCCATACAAATCACCAGGACGAAGAGCCAACCCCACAGACAGGGACTCATGGCCACCCAGCTCAA aaATAGCTCACTCCCACAGTAGTCCTGGCCTGGACTCCACAGTCTCCACTAAAGTCCTCTACTTCACTGATCGTTCACTCACTCCTTTCCTGGTCAACATCTCCAAAAG ATCAGTGTACCATGATGCCATCTGA